TGGCGTGGCGTGGCATCTGGCCACCGTTCGCACCGACCGGATGATGATGTTGCCGGTGGCCATCATGGCCACGGCCATGTTCATCTCCTACCAGCGAGCCAAGGCCGAGTCGCTGGGCTACGACGCCAAGGGCGGGCTCATGGAGCGCGCCGAGCGGTTCATCGTCCTGGCCTTCGGTCTGCTCTTCTTCGAGATCCTCGTTCCCGTGCTCTGGGTGATGCTGGCGCTCAGCCTGGTTACCGCGGTGCAGCGGTTCGTGAAGGTGTGGCGTCAGGCCACCGCAGACCGGGAACTCCCGGCAGGCGGTTGGCCCGGCCGGCGCCGGCAGCTGCGGATGGAGCGTCGTCGACGTCACGGCGCCCCCACTCGGCCGAATCGCCACTGACGCCTCCACCTTCCGGTTGCTCATGACCCGGGGAATCGTCAATGCCTTCCGACTTGCTTCGGTGGTCGCGCGCGTGGTCCCTCCGGCGATCTCGTTGCCCGTTGCCCGGATGGTGGGTCGTATCGCCGGCTACCTCGACAGGGACCGTCGTCGACTCGTTGAACGCAACCTGCGTCGGGTTCGTGGGCCGGAACTGACCGGCCGCCAACTGCGGCGATCAGTGGACCTGGTGTTCGCCTCGTACGCCGACTACTACCTCCAGAGTTTCCGGCTGCCGTCAATGAGCGCCGAGGAGATTGTGTCCGGCTTCACCGAGGAGGGCTACGAGCGGATCGCCGAGGGGCTCGAGGCCGGTAACGGCGTCATCATGGCCATGCCACACCTCGGTAGCTGGGAGTGGGCTGCCCACTGGTTGACCCTCCACCACGGCGTTCCCGTGGGGTGCGTGGTCGAGTCGCTCGAGCCGCCGGAACTCTTCGACTGGTACCGGAGCTTCCGGGCGTCCCTTGGGATGAAGGTGGTGGGCCTCGGCCCGGGTGCCGGCACCGAGACCATGGCCATGCTCCGCGAGAACCGGGCGGTGTGCCTGCCCAGTGACCGGCATGTCGGTGGCTCGGGCGTGGCGGTCGAGTTCTTCGGCGAGGTCACGATGCTGCCCGCCGGTCCGGCCACCCTGGCGCTGCGCACCGGGGCCGTCCTGTTGCCCATTGCCATCTACGACCACCCGGGCGGCTGCCACGGCGTGGTTCGCCCACCGGTAGCGGCCCAACGCGAAGGTCGGCTACGTGACGATGTGGCCCGGGTGACCCGGGCGCTGGCCGCCGAACTGGAGGTACTGATCGCCGCCGAGCCCGAGCAGTGGCACCTCCTGCAACCCAACTGGCCGTCAGATCAGGAGGATTCGGCATGCGAATCGGCCTGATCTGCCCGTACAGCCTGACGGTGCCCGGGGGAGTCCAGGGGCAGGTCCTGGGTCTGGCCCGGGTGCTGCGGGCCGCAGGCCATCCCACCCGCGTGCTGGGCCCCTGCGACGGTCCGCCGCCCGACGCCGGTGTCACCCCGCTGGGAGACAGCCTTCCAACGGCGGCCAACGGTTCGATGGCTCCCATTGCCCCGGACGTGTCGTGTGCGCTTCGCACCATTCGGGCGCTGCGTGATGAGGAATTCGACGTGCTCCACCTGCACGAGCCGTTGGCCCCCGGGCCGACCACCACGGCTCTCTTTCTGGCCCAGTCGCCCATGGTGGGGACATTTCACGCCGCAGGCGGGAGCCTCGCCTACGACCTCCTGAACCGCCCTGTCCGTTGGCTCAGCAGGCGAATGGACCGGGTGTTCGCCGTGTCTGATGATGCGGCCGCCATGGCTCGGGACTCACTGGGCGGGGATTACGAGGTCCTGTTCAACGGGGTGGAGGTCCGTCGGAGCCGGGAGGTCGCTCCGTGGCCCACCGAAGGCCCTACCGTCTTCTTCATCGGACGTCACGAGCCCCGCAAGGGCTTGGCGGTACTGCTGGACGCCATGGCCGGTCTAGGCGCCGACGTTCGCCTCTGGGTGGCCGGCGACGGTCCCGATACCGACGAGCTCCGAGCCCGGGTGGCCGGCGACGCCCGGGTCCAGTGGCTGGGCCGAATCTCCGACGAAGA
Above is a genomic segment from Acidimicrobiales bacterium containing:
- a CDS encoding CDP-alcohol phosphatidyltransferase family protein; translation: MLDGSWRTVVDRGLTPIGQSLQRAGISADVVTVVGILMASGASVAIGMGNLRLGFMLLVLTGVPDALDGAVAKAAGTASSRGAYFDSVADRLTDALLFGGVAWHLATVRTDRMMMLPVAIMATAMFISYQRAKAESLGYDAKGGLMERAERFIVLAFGLLFFEILVPVLWVMLALSLVTAVQRFVKVWRQATADRELPAGGWPGRRRQLRMERRRRHGAPTRPNRH
- a CDS encoding phosphatidylinositol mannoside acyltransferase; its protein translation is MTRGIVNAFRLASVVARVVPPAISLPVARMVGRIAGYLDRDRRRLVERNLRRVRGPELTGRQLRRSVDLVFASYADYYLQSFRLPSMSAEEIVSGFTEEGYERIAEGLEAGNGVIMAMPHLGSWEWAAHWLTLHHGVPVGCVVESLEPPELFDWYRSFRASLGMKVVGLGPGAGTETMAMLRENRAVCLPSDRHVGGSGVAVEFFGEVTMLPAGPATLALRTGAVLLPIAIYDHPGGCHGVVRPPVAAQREGRLRDDVARVTRALAAELEVLIAAEPEQWHLLQPNWPSDQEDSACESA
- a CDS encoding glycosyltransferase family 4 protein; its protein translation is MRIGLICPYSLTVPGGVQGQVLGLARVLRAAGHPTRVLGPCDGPPPDAGVTPLGDSLPTAANGSMAPIAPDVSCALRTIRALRDEEFDVLHLHEPLAPGPTTTALFLAQSPMVGTFHAAGGSLAYDLLNRPVRWLSRRMDRVFAVSDDAAAMARDSLGGDYEVLFNGVEVRRSREVAPWPTEGPTVFFIGRHEPRKGLAVLLDAMAGLGADVRLWVAGDGPDTDELRARVAGDARVQWLGRISDEERTARIRGADVFCAPSLRGESFGVVLLEGMACETPVVASDIPGYAKVARGGDDALLVPAGDAEALGAAIAKVLAEPALATRLVVSGRERAEEFSMHRLADKYLEAYSSVAGA